Sequence from the Sphingomonas koreensis genome:
GACCTGACCGAACTGGCACGCACCACCTTCGGCTTTGTCGGCGCCGACATCGCGGCGCTGACGCGTGAGGCGGCGATCGAGGCGGTGCGGCGGATCATGCCCAAGCTCAACCTCGAGGAGAAGACGATCCCCCCCGAGGTGCTGGAGACGCTGGCCGTCACCCGCGAGGATTTCGTCGAGGCGCTGAAACGCGTCCAGCCGAGCGCGATGCGCGAGGTGATGGTGCAGAAGCCCAACGTCCATTGGGAGGATGTCGGGGGCCTCGACGACGCGCAGATGCGCCTGAAAGAGGGCGTCGAGCTGCCGATGAAGGATCCCGACGCGTTCCGGCGGCTGGGCATCCGCCCGGCCAAGGGTTTCCTGCTCTATGGCCCGCCCGGCACCGGCAAGACGCTGCTCGCCAAGGCGGTGGCGCGCGAGGCGGAGGCGAACTTCATCGCCACCAAATCGAGCGACCTCCTGTCCAAATGGTATGGCGAGAGCGAGCAGCAGATCGCCCGGCTGTTCGCCCGCGCGCGTCAGGTGGCACCGTGCGTGATCTTCATCGACGAACTCGATTCGCTGGTGCCCGCGCGCGGGTCAGGCATGGGCGAGCCGCAGGTGACCGAGCGCGTGGTCAACACCATCCTGGCCGAGATGGACGGGCTGGAAGAGCTTCAGTCGGTCGTCGTGATCGGTGCGACCAACCGGCCGAACCTGATCGACCCGGCGCTGATGCGCCCGGGCCGGCTGGACGAGCTGATCTATGTCGGCGTGCCCGATGCCGCGGGACGCGAGCGTATCCTGAAGATCCAGACCGCGAAGATGCCGCTTGCCGACGATGTCGATCTGGGATCGATCGCCGAGCGGACCGAGCGCTTCACCGGCGCCGACCTGGAGGATGTGGTGCGCCGCGCGGGCCTGGTGGCGTTGCGCGAATCGCTCACCAACACCCATGTGACCATGGCGCATTTCGAGGCGGCGCTGGCCGATTCGCGCGCCACAGTGACACCCGAAATGGAGGCGGAATACGCTCAGCTCGTGGCAAGGATGAAGCAGGATGCGGTGGCGCTGAACCCGATCGGGTTCATCGCCCCGGGGATGCTTCAGAGCCGGAAGAAGGACGCAGGCTGAACAGGCCGTAGACGATCAGCAGCGCGAGTGCGGCGGCCGCGACCAGATAGGGGAGCGGCCGCCAGACGCCATAAAGGGCGACGCCGATCGACGGACCGAGGATGAAGGCGGCGCCGTTGATCGACGTGACCTTGCCCGCCACCGATCCCTGCGCCGCCTGGCCCACCGCGAGCGAGGAGCCGGCGGTGAACCCGGGCCGCGAGAAGCCGAACCCGAGTGTCGCGAGCGCATAGCCCGTCGCGATGCCGTAAAGCGTGGTCGCGCTGCCGGTGGCGAGCGAGCCGATGGCGCTGAGCGACAGGCCGATCAGCATCAGCTGACGCGGGTTGAGGTTGAGCAGGGGAATGATGCCCCATTGCGCGAGCAGCGCCGAACCTGCCCCCATCATCAGCACGAGACCGGTCGCCTGGATTGCCTCGATCGGGGGAACGCCGAGCCGGTCGATGACGAGGAAGCCGATCACCTGCCCGGCCATCGCCTGGGCATGGCCGAGGATCAGCCCGCAGATCATCCAGGCCCGCACCCGCGGATCGAGATAGCCGATCGGCTCGACCCTGGGTGCTGTGGCCGCGGTGATGCTCGCCCCGCTCGCCTGCCCGCCGATCGAGGGATAGCTGGTTACCGCCCCGTGGCTGACCGAGCTGTCCACGTCGCGCGGGAGGAATCTTGCGACCGTGAAGACCATCGCAAGCGATACGCCGCTGAAAATCAGTGCCGGCCCCGCCAGCCCGATCGTCGGGCCGCCGCGCCACAGGTCGCCCACGACCAGATAGGGCGCGATCGCCGGCCCGAGGATCGTGCCGAGGCCGAAGGCGGAGCCGAGCAGGGTGAGCGCCTTGGTCCGGTCGTCCCGGCTGGTGCGTGCGGCGGCGATCGCCTGCACCGCCGGCGGCGCCGCCGAACCGAACCCGCCATAGAGCATCCGCGCGCCGACGAAGAAGATGAAGGCGGTCGTGGGCGCGATCCAGCCGTTGATCCCGGCGGCGAGGAACAGGCCGCAGAAAAACAGCGAAGCGGTGAGGCCGATCTGTCCCAGCAGCACCATGTTGCGCCGCCCGTGCCGGTCCGAACGGTTCGCCCAGAAGGGCGCGACCAGCGTCCACAGGATCGCCGAAACCGAGAAGGCGGCCGCCACCGCGCTGTCGGGCACGCCGAGCGAACGGCCGAGCGCGGGCAGAACCGATTGCAGCGCGGTGTTGCCGGCGGCGATGGTGAACATCACCAGAAACAACAGGCCGAAGGTGCGGTCCCGGGCCAAAATCAGCCGCGCATCATTGCCGCGACCAGCGATAGCCGCGCTCGACGCGCGTCACTTCCAGCACGTACCAGTCGTACCAGCGCGCGCGGCCCTGATCGCGGATCCGCGCATGTTCGGGATTGTCGCGCCACGCCCTGGCACTCGCATCGTCCGCCCAGTAGCTGACGGTGATACCGAGCCCGCCCGCATCGCGGACGCTGTCCACCCCGGCATAGCCCGGCTGAGCCGCGGCGAGAGCGCCCATCGCCTCTGCAGCCTGCGCGTAGCCTTCGGCATCCTCGTCCGTGCGCTGCGAGACGAAGATCACGGCGACCTGACCTTGGCGCGGGTGCTCCATGGGTTGCTGGATGAAACGTTTCGGCGGCGTGCGCAACCGCCGCGACGAGAAGAGCGTTAAGAAGCGCACGTATCTGATGACAGACGCGTGGCAAACGTCCTACAGGAACGTGACACCGACAGAGGGAAGTTGATGAACGGTTCGACCACGATTACCCGCGCGAAACGCAAAGCTTCGCGTCCCCTCTCGCCGCAAGCGCTCTTTCTTCAGGGCTTCTTCAAGCATCCGGTGATGGTCGGATCGATCATCCCCTCCTCGCGCAAGCTGATCCGCAAGATGCTGGGGCGCGTGGATTGGGACAATACCAAGCTGTTCGTGGAATATGGCCCGGGCGTCGGTACCTTCTGCCGCGCCGTGCTCGACCGGCTTGGCCCGGATGCAAAATATATCGCGATCGACACCAACCCTGATTTCGTCGCCTATCTGCGCCAGTCGATCGTCGATCCGCGCTTCTCGGCGATTCACGGTTCGGCTGAGGACGTGAATGCGATCGTCGCCGATCACGGTGAAGACCATGCCGATTACGTGCTGTCGGGCTTGCCCTTCTCGACCCTGCCAGCGGGCGTGGGCGAGCGGATCGCGGCGGCGACCCAAAAGGTGCTGCGCCCCGGCGGGCAGTTTCTGGTCTATCAGTTCAATCCCAACGTCCGCAATTTCCTGACCCCGCATTTCCAGC
This genomic interval carries:
- a CDS encoding MFS transporter, coding for MFTIAAGNTALQSVLPALGRSLGVPDSAVAAAFSVSAILWTLVAPFWANRSDRHGRRNMVLLGQIGLTASLFFCGLFLAAGINGWIAPTTAFIFFVGARMLYGGFGSAAPPAVQAIAAARTSRDDRTKALTLLGSAFGLGTILGPAIAPYLVVGDLWRGGPTIGLAGPALIFSGVSLAMVFTVARFLPRDVDSSVSHGAVTSYPSIGGQASGASITAATAPRVEPIGYLDPRVRAWMICGLILGHAQAMAGQVIGFLVIDRLGVPPIEAIQATGLVLMMGAGSALLAQWGIIPLLNLNPRQLMLIGLSLSAIGSLATGSATTLYGIATGYALATLGFGFSRPGFTAGSSLAVGQAAQGSVAGKVTSINGAAFILGPSIGVALYGVWRPLPYLVAAAALALLIVYGLFSLRPSSGSEASPGR
- a CDS encoding antibiotic biosynthesis monooxygenase family protein; this encodes MEHPRQGQVAVIFVSQRTDEDAEGYAQAAEAMGALAAAQPGYAGVDSVRDAGGLGITVSYWADDASARAWRDNPEHARIRDQGRARWYDWYVLEVTRVERGYRWSRQ
- a CDS encoding class I SAM-dependent methyltransferase, translated to MNGSTTITRAKRKASRPLSPQALFLQGFFKHPVMVGSIIPSSRKLIRKMLGRVDWDNTKLFVEYGPGVGTFCRAVLDRLGPDAKYIAIDTNPDFVAYLRQSIVDPRFSAIHGSAEDVNAIVADHGEDHADYVLSGLPFSTLPAGVGERIAAATQKVLRPGGQFLVYQFNPNVRNFLTPHFQRIDHDMEWWNMPPAQLWWAWKDEAAD